In Topomyia yanbarensis strain Yona2022 chromosome 2, ASM3024719v1, whole genome shotgun sequence, one DNA window encodes the following:
- the LOC131679026 gene encoding PRKCA-binding protein isoform X1 yields the protein MLQDYDDDYFLEEDKISEVNKKLNKCNAMFSVHSSQTESETSLLLDVDHTKQVLDSRTFGEPNEVTADSNGMGKVTEEIAFVSNDDLPDPVLYADGCVDDTKIIMLCQKQEMERLGMTVSSGTVVIKKDTTNLIGISIGGGAPLCPCLYIVQVFDGTPAAREGTLQSGDELLGVNSVSVKGKTKVEVAKMIQAATEEVTIHYNKLHADPVQGETLDIVLKKMKHRLVERMSSGTADTLGLSRAILCNDSLVKRLQELERTEAMYKGLVEHAKRMLKAHFDVLQTYQAFGNIFAAISVREPQPRASEAFRVFGELHRNMEKDGIKMIKSLKPILADMGTYLHKAIPDTKLTVKRYADAKFTYLSYCLKIKEMDDEEHGYAAIQEPLYRVETGNYEYRLILRCRQEARVKFAKLRSDVLEKMELLECKHARDLASQLRKFIQGLSTLANETVERLESIPNLFPIEVDLKPSAFQYKSAIRFPPEEGVDEEIQQGEEAVERPVLKTTKENGSSSYGGASIDQLLAGFEDVDLNKSATSDSNDLLVELGLADIDLSMGKQSNLMDDLLIPDMSDFGK from the exons ATGTTACAAGATTACGATGACGATTATTTTCTCGAAGAAGATAAAAT AAGTGAAGTGAATAAAAAGCTCAATAAGTGCAACGCAATGTTTTCCGTCCACTCTAGCCAAACCGAAAGTGAAACCTCATTACTTCTTGATGTAGATCATACTAAACAGGTTCTAGACAGCCGCACATTCGGAGA GCCCAATGAAGTAACAGCCGATAGCAACGGAATGGGTAAGGTCACGGAAGAAATTGCGTTTGTTTCGAATGACGACCTGCCAGATCCGGTGCTATATGCCGATGGTTGTGTTGACGATACCAAAATCATTATGCTTTGTCAGAAACAGGAAATGGAAAGGCT GGGTATGACGGTTAGCTCCGGAACGGTCGTTATCAAGAAAGACACTACTAATCTTATAGGCATAAGCATCGGTGGCGGAGCTCCACTTTGTCCTTGTCTCTACATTGTTCAG GTCTTTGACGGAACACCGGCCGCTCGCGAGGGTACGTTGCAAAGTGGAGATGAGTTGTTGGGTGTGAACAGTGTATCGGTGAAGGGTAAAACTAAAGTCGAGGTGGCGAAAATGATACAGGCTGCTACGGAGGAAGTGACCATTCACTACAACAAACTGCACGCTGATCCGGTGCAAGGTGAAACGTTGGATATTGTGCTCAAGAAGATGAAACATCGGTTGGTAGAAAGAATGTCCAGCGGTACGGCTGATACGCTGGGACTGTCCCGAGCAATTCTGTGCAACGATTCGTTGGTGAAACGTTTACAGGAATTGGAGAGAACTGAAGCGATGTACAAAGGACTAGTCGAGCATGCAAAACG AATGCTAAAGGCCCACTTTGACGTACTTCAAACGTATCAAGCATTCGGAAACATTTTTGCTGCAATCAGTGTCCGAGAACCACAACCAAGAGCGTCCGAAGCCTTCCGGGTATTCGGAGAGCTGCATCGCAACATGGAAAAAGACGGTATCAAGATGATCAAAAGTTTGAAACCCATTCTGGCTGATATGGGCACGTATCTGCACAAAGCAATTCCCGACACCAAACTAACGGTGAAACGATATGCCGATGCGAAGTTTACTTATCTGTCTTATTGTTTAAAGATAAAAGAAATGGATGATGAAGAGCACGGTTATGCTGCGATTCAGGAACCATTGTATCGCGTTGAAACTGGGAACTACGAGTATCGACTGATTCTTCGTTGTCGCCAGGAGGCTCGAGTAAAATTTGCCAAACTTCGAAGTGATGTACTCGAGAAAATGGAACTGCTAGAATGCAAACACGCACGCGACTTAGCTTCACAACTAAGAAAGTTTATTCAGGGACTATCCACCTTGGCAAACGAAACCGTCGAACGTTTGGAATCCATTCCGAATCTCTTTCCTATCGAAGTTGACTTGAAGCCCAGCGCATTTCAATATAAATCAGCTATTAGATTTCCACCGGAAGAAGGCGTGGACGAAGAAATCCAGCAAGGCGAGGAAGCAGTTGAAAGGCCCGTTCTTAAAACTACCAAAGAGAATGGATCCTCTAGTTACGGTGGAGCTTCCATCGATCAGCTGCTCGCTGGTTTCGAAGATGTCGACTTGAATAAAAGTGCCACCAGTGATAGCAATGATCTTCTGGTAGAGTTGGGTTTGGCCGACATTGATCTGTCGATGGGGAAACAGTCGAACCTAATGGATGATTTGCTGATACCGGATATGAGCGATTTTGGAAAGTAA
- the LOC131679026 gene encoding PRKCA-binding protein isoform X4 → MLQDYDDDYFLEEDKMGMTVSSGTVVIKKDTTNLIGISIGGGAPLCPCLYIVQVFDGTPAAREGTLQSGDELLGVNSVSVKGKTKVEVAKMIQAATEEVTIHYNKLHADPVQGETLDIVLKKMKHRLVERMSSGTADTLGLSRAILCNDSLVKRLQELERTEAMYKGLVEHAKRMLKAHFDVLQTYQAFGNIFAAISVREPQPRASEAFRVFGELHRNMEKDGIKMIKSLKPILADMGTYLHKAIPDTKLTVKRYADAKFTYLSYCLKIKEMDDEEHGYAAIQEPLYRVETGNYEYRLILRCRQEARVKFAKLRSDVLEKMELLECKHARDLASQLRKFIQGLSTLANETVERLESIPNLFPIEVDLKPSAFQYKSAIRFPPEEGVDEEIQQGEEAVERPVLKTTKENGSSSYGGASIDQLLAGFEDVDLNKSATSDSNDLLVELGLADIDLSMGKQSNLMDDLLIPDMSDFGK, encoded by the exons ATGTTACAAGATTACGATGACGATTATTTTCTCGAAGAAGATAAAAT GGGTATGACGGTTAGCTCCGGAACGGTCGTTATCAAGAAAGACACTACTAATCTTATAGGCATAAGCATCGGTGGCGGAGCTCCACTTTGTCCTTGTCTCTACATTGTTCAG GTCTTTGACGGAACACCGGCCGCTCGCGAGGGTACGTTGCAAAGTGGAGATGAGTTGTTGGGTGTGAACAGTGTATCGGTGAAGGGTAAAACTAAAGTCGAGGTGGCGAAAATGATACAGGCTGCTACGGAGGAAGTGACCATTCACTACAACAAACTGCACGCTGATCCGGTGCAAGGTGAAACGTTGGATATTGTGCTCAAGAAGATGAAACATCGGTTGGTAGAAAGAATGTCCAGCGGTACGGCTGATACGCTGGGACTGTCCCGAGCAATTCTGTGCAACGATTCGTTGGTGAAACGTTTACAGGAATTGGAGAGAACTGAAGCGATGTACAAAGGACTAGTCGAGCATGCAAAACG AATGCTAAAGGCCCACTTTGACGTACTTCAAACGTATCAAGCATTCGGAAACATTTTTGCTGCAATCAGTGTCCGAGAACCACAACCAAGAGCGTCCGAAGCCTTCCGGGTATTCGGAGAGCTGCATCGCAACATGGAAAAAGACGGTATCAAGATGATCAAAAGTTTGAAACCCATTCTGGCTGATATGGGCACGTATCTGCACAAAGCAATTCCCGACACCAAACTAACGGTGAAACGATATGCCGATGCGAAGTTTACTTATCTGTCTTATTGTTTAAAGATAAAAGAAATGGATGATGAAGAGCACGGTTATGCTGCGATTCAGGAACCATTGTATCGCGTTGAAACTGGGAACTACGAGTATCGACTGATTCTTCGTTGTCGCCAGGAGGCTCGAGTAAAATTTGCCAAACTTCGAAGTGATGTACTCGAGAAAATGGAACTGCTAGAATGCAAACACGCACGCGACTTAGCTTCACAACTAAGAAAGTTTATTCAGGGACTATCCACCTTGGCAAACGAAACCGTCGAACGTTTGGAATCCATTCCGAATCTCTTTCCTATCGAAGTTGACTTGAAGCCCAGCGCATTTCAATATAAATCAGCTATTAGATTTCCACCGGAAGAAGGCGTGGACGAAGAAATCCAGCAAGGCGAGGAAGCAGTTGAAAGGCCCGTTCTTAAAACTACCAAAGAGAATGGATCCTCTAGTTACGGTGGAGCTTCCATCGATCAGCTGCTCGCTGGTTTCGAAGATGTCGACTTGAATAAAAGTGCCACCAGTGATAGCAATGATCTTCTGGTAGAGTTGGGTTTGGCCGACATTGATCTGTCGATGGGGAAACAGTCGAACCTAATGGATGATTTGCTGATACCGGATATGAGCGATTTTGGAAAGTAA
- the LOC131679026 gene encoding PRKCA-binding protein isoform X3, translating to MLQDYDDDYFLEEDKIQTESETSLLLDVDHTKQVLDSRTFGEPNEVTADSNGMGKVTEEIAFVSNDDLPDPVLYADGCVDDTKIIMLCQKQEMERLGMTVSSGTVVIKKDTTNLIGISIGGGAPLCPCLYIVQVFDGTPAAREGTLQSGDELLGVNSVSVKGKTKVEVAKMIQAATEEVTIHYNKLHADPVQGETLDIVLKKMKHRLVERMSSGTADTLGLSRAILCNDSLVKRLQELERTEAMYKGLVEHAKRMLKAHFDVLQTYQAFGNIFAAISVREPQPRASEAFRVFGELHRNMEKDGIKMIKSLKPILADMGTYLHKAIPDTKLTVKRYADAKFTYLSYCLKIKEMDDEEHGYAAIQEPLYRVETGNYEYRLILRCRQEARVKFAKLRSDVLEKMELLECKHARDLASQLRKFIQGLSTLANETVERLESIPNLFPIEVDLKPSAFQYKSAIRFPPEEGVDEEIQQGEEAVERPVLKTTKENGSSSYGGASIDQLLAGFEDVDLNKSATSDSNDLLVELGLADIDLSMGKQSNLMDDLLIPDMSDFGK from the exons ATGTTACAAGATTACGATGACGATTATTTTCTCGAAGAAGATAAAAT CCAAACCGAAAGTGAAACCTCATTACTTCTTGATGTAGATCATACTAAACAGGTTCTAGACAGCCGCACATTCGGAGA GCCCAATGAAGTAACAGCCGATAGCAACGGAATGGGTAAGGTCACGGAAGAAATTGCGTTTGTTTCGAATGACGACCTGCCAGATCCGGTGCTATATGCCGATGGTTGTGTTGACGATACCAAAATCATTATGCTTTGTCAGAAACAGGAAATGGAAAGGCT GGGTATGACGGTTAGCTCCGGAACGGTCGTTATCAAGAAAGACACTACTAATCTTATAGGCATAAGCATCGGTGGCGGAGCTCCACTTTGTCCTTGTCTCTACATTGTTCAG GTCTTTGACGGAACACCGGCCGCTCGCGAGGGTACGTTGCAAAGTGGAGATGAGTTGTTGGGTGTGAACAGTGTATCGGTGAAGGGTAAAACTAAAGTCGAGGTGGCGAAAATGATACAGGCTGCTACGGAGGAAGTGACCATTCACTACAACAAACTGCACGCTGATCCGGTGCAAGGTGAAACGTTGGATATTGTGCTCAAGAAGATGAAACATCGGTTGGTAGAAAGAATGTCCAGCGGTACGGCTGATACGCTGGGACTGTCCCGAGCAATTCTGTGCAACGATTCGTTGGTGAAACGTTTACAGGAATTGGAGAGAACTGAAGCGATGTACAAAGGACTAGTCGAGCATGCAAAACG AATGCTAAAGGCCCACTTTGACGTACTTCAAACGTATCAAGCATTCGGAAACATTTTTGCTGCAATCAGTGTCCGAGAACCACAACCAAGAGCGTCCGAAGCCTTCCGGGTATTCGGAGAGCTGCATCGCAACATGGAAAAAGACGGTATCAAGATGATCAAAAGTTTGAAACCCATTCTGGCTGATATGGGCACGTATCTGCACAAAGCAATTCCCGACACCAAACTAACGGTGAAACGATATGCCGATGCGAAGTTTACTTATCTGTCTTATTGTTTAAAGATAAAAGAAATGGATGATGAAGAGCACGGTTATGCTGCGATTCAGGAACCATTGTATCGCGTTGAAACTGGGAACTACGAGTATCGACTGATTCTTCGTTGTCGCCAGGAGGCTCGAGTAAAATTTGCCAAACTTCGAAGTGATGTACTCGAGAAAATGGAACTGCTAGAATGCAAACACGCACGCGACTTAGCTTCACAACTAAGAAAGTTTATTCAGGGACTATCCACCTTGGCAAACGAAACCGTCGAACGTTTGGAATCCATTCCGAATCTCTTTCCTATCGAAGTTGACTTGAAGCCCAGCGCATTTCAATATAAATCAGCTATTAGATTTCCACCGGAAGAAGGCGTGGACGAAGAAATCCAGCAAGGCGAGGAAGCAGTTGAAAGGCCCGTTCTTAAAACTACCAAAGAGAATGGATCCTCTAGTTACGGTGGAGCTTCCATCGATCAGCTGCTCGCTGGTTTCGAAGATGTCGACTTGAATAAAAGTGCCACCAGTGATAGCAATGATCTTCTGGTAGAGTTGGGTTTGGCCGACATTGATCTGTCGATGGGGAAACAGTCGAACCTAATGGATGATTTGCTGATACCGGATATGAGCGATTTTGGAAAGTAA
- the LOC131679026 gene encoding PRKCA-binding protein isoform X2 has product MLQDYDDDYFLEEDKIEVNKKLNKCNAMFSVHSSQTESETSLLLDVDHTKQVLDSRTFGEPNEVTADSNGMGKVTEEIAFVSNDDLPDPVLYADGCVDDTKIIMLCQKQEMERLGMTVSSGTVVIKKDTTNLIGISIGGGAPLCPCLYIVQVFDGTPAAREGTLQSGDELLGVNSVSVKGKTKVEVAKMIQAATEEVTIHYNKLHADPVQGETLDIVLKKMKHRLVERMSSGTADTLGLSRAILCNDSLVKRLQELERTEAMYKGLVEHAKRMLKAHFDVLQTYQAFGNIFAAISVREPQPRASEAFRVFGELHRNMEKDGIKMIKSLKPILADMGTYLHKAIPDTKLTVKRYADAKFTYLSYCLKIKEMDDEEHGYAAIQEPLYRVETGNYEYRLILRCRQEARVKFAKLRSDVLEKMELLECKHARDLASQLRKFIQGLSTLANETVERLESIPNLFPIEVDLKPSAFQYKSAIRFPPEEGVDEEIQQGEEAVERPVLKTTKENGSSSYGGASIDQLLAGFEDVDLNKSATSDSNDLLVELGLADIDLSMGKQSNLMDDLLIPDMSDFGK; this is encoded by the exons ATGTTACAAGATTACGATGACGATTATTTTCTCGAAGAAGATAAAAT TGAAGTGAATAAAAAGCTCAATAAGTGCAACGCAATGTTTTCCGTCCACTCTAGCCAAACCGAAAGTGAAACCTCATTACTTCTTGATGTAGATCATACTAAACAGGTTCTAGACAGCCGCACATTCGGAGA GCCCAATGAAGTAACAGCCGATAGCAACGGAATGGGTAAGGTCACGGAAGAAATTGCGTTTGTTTCGAATGACGACCTGCCAGATCCGGTGCTATATGCCGATGGTTGTGTTGACGATACCAAAATCATTATGCTTTGTCAGAAACAGGAAATGGAAAGGCT GGGTATGACGGTTAGCTCCGGAACGGTCGTTATCAAGAAAGACACTACTAATCTTATAGGCATAAGCATCGGTGGCGGAGCTCCACTTTGTCCTTGTCTCTACATTGTTCAG GTCTTTGACGGAACACCGGCCGCTCGCGAGGGTACGTTGCAAAGTGGAGATGAGTTGTTGGGTGTGAACAGTGTATCGGTGAAGGGTAAAACTAAAGTCGAGGTGGCGAAAATGATACAGGCTGCTACGGAGGAAGTGACCATTCACTACAACAAACTGCACGCTGATCCGGTGCAAGGTGAAACGTTGGATATTGTGCTCAAGAAGATGAAACATCGGTTGGTAGAAAGAATGTCCAGCGGTACGGCTGATACGCTGGGACTGTCCCGAGCAATTCTGTGCAACGATTCGTTGGTGAAACGTTTACAGGAATTGGAGAGAACTGAAGCGATGTACAAAGGACTAGTCGAGCATGCAAAACG AATGCTAAAGGCCCACTTTGACGTACTTCAAACGTATCAAGCATTCGGAAACATTTTTGCTGCAATCAGTGTCCGAGAACCACAACCAAGAGCGTCCGAAGCCTTCCGGGTATTCGGAGAGCTGCATCGCAACATGGAAAAAGACGGTATCAAGATGATCAAAAGTTTGAAACCCATTCTGGCTGATATGGGCACGTATCTGCACAAAGCAATTCCCGACACCAAACTAACGGTGAAACGATATGCCGATGCGAAGTTTACTTATCTGTCTTATTGTTTAAAGATAAAAGAAATGGATGATGAAGAGCACGGTTATGCTGCGATTCAGGAACCATTGTATCGCGTTGAAACTGGGAACTACGAGTATCGACTGATTCTTCGTTGTCGCCAGGAGGCTCGAGTAAAATTTGCCAAACTTCGAAGTGATGTACTCGAGAAAATGGAACTGCTAGAATGCAAACACGCACGCGACTTAGCTTCACAACTAAGAAAGTTTATTCAGGGACTATCCACCTTGGCAAACGAAACCGTCGAACGTTTGGAATCCATTCCGAATCTCTTTCCTATCGAAGTTGACTTGAAGCCCAGCGCATTTCAATATAAATCAGCTATTAGATTTCCACCGGAAGAAGGCGTGGACGAAGAAATCCAGCAAGGCGAGGAAGCAGTTGAAAGGCCCGTTCTTAAAACTACCAAAGAGAATGGATCCTCTAGTTACGGTGGAGCTTCCATCGATCAGCTGCTCGCTGGTTTCGAAGATGTCGACTTGAATAAAAGTGCCACCAGTGATAGCAATGATCTTCTGGTAGAGTTGGGTTTGGCCGACATTGATCTGTCGATGGGGAAACAGTCGAACCTAATGGATGATTTGCTGATACCGGATATGAGCGATTTTGGAAAGTAA